A single window of Candidatus Flexicrinis affinis DNA harbors:
- a CDS encoding SH3 domain-containing protein: MRQWLRLSRLGKLGGAVSLALVAMMALAQQTPEACITLVQGALRAADQLCTETGRNQVCYGNVLNVATPFDGVDDFAFESAGDIEHLLRVQALELSPFDEALNQWGVALMKLQATLPDSLPGQNVTFILFGDTSIEADTGVQGRAEGTARTAANIRIGPNDTSPIVGSLSARGAVVVTGQYTNSLDELWLRVRFEDYRTKTGWVLGDLVDADLTDIPAVTADSLTYSPMQAFYFRTGIGRPSCAAAPADGVVVQTPAGAGKVSFTVNGIEIAMGSTAYINSRGDVDQTCVSLISGDADLRSAGILVNLNPGESSCSRTPDHLVQGPPGPVRPFDAEEIALLEPVLELLPEDVTIPPPAVRRTPTPVESDVPASSAPGATPGTGGSPVVVATPGGPTVTPGGPSRFVSAGYSRNYFTANFTANAGPDAPSTINWNFGDGTFGGGVTASHTYAGPATYGALVEACWSDGFCLQQPFGVDVPPCAIDFSSFISTIQFNFTGTSESFDVGRKDEWCNPSNLAVLDSGNTTYSSGVYLGEHWYAVDRATSAIVYEVTVPDANPIVKSLP; the protein is encoded by the coding sequence ATGCGGCAGTGGTTACGACTCAGCAGACTTGGCAAGCTTGGCGGTGCGGTTTCCCTCGCACTGGTCGCCATGATGGCGCTCGCCCAGCAGACTCCCGAAGCGTGCATCACGCTCGTTCAAGGCGCGCTTCGAGCTGCCGATCAGCTGTGTACCGAGACTGGCCGCAATCAAGTGTGCTACGGCAACGTCCTCAACGTCGCGACGCCCTTTGACGGCGTCGACGATTTTGCGTTTGAGTCGGCCGGTGACATTGAGCATCTGTTGCGGGTGCAAGCGCTCGAACTCAGCCCATTCGATGAAGCGTTGAACCAGTGGGGCGTTGCGCTGATGAAGCTGCAGGCCACGCTGCCCGATTCGCTGCCGGGGCAGAACGTCACGTTCATCCTGTTCGGCGATACGTCGATCGAAGCCGACACGGGGGTGCAGGGCCGGGCGGAAGGCACGGCGCGGACCGCCGCCAACATCCGCATTGGTCCGAACGACACCAGCCCGATCGTCGGTTCGTTGAGCGCGCGTGGCGCGGTTGTCGTGACGGGTCAGTACACCAACAGCCTCGACGAGTTGTGGCTGCGCGTACGGTTCGAGGACTATCGCACCAAGACCGGTTGGGTGCTCGGCGATCTCGTCGATGCAGACCTGACGGACATTCCTGCCGTCACTGCCGATTCACTCACCTATAGCCCGATGCAGGCGTTTTATTTTAGGACCGGCATCGGCCGGCCGTCGTGCGCCGCCGCGCCGGCTGACGGTGTGGTCGTGCAGACTCCGGCCGGCGCGGGCAAGGTGAGCTTCACGGTCAACGGCATCGAGATCGCGATGGGATCGACGGCGTACATCAACTCGCGCGGCGACGTCGATCAGACCTGCGTGTCCTTGATTAGCGGCGATGCCGATTTGCGCTCAGCAGGCATCTTGGTCAATTTGAATCCGGGCGAAAGCAGCTGCTCGCGTACACCTGATCATCTGGTGCAGGGCCCACCGGGACCGGTCCGGCCTTTCGATGCCGAGGAAATCGCGCTGCTTGAACCGGTCCTCGAACTGCTTCCTGAGGACGTGACCATTCCGCCACCAGCCGTTCGCCGCACACCCACGCCGGTCGAAAGTGACGTGCCTGCGAGTTCGGCGCCGGGTGCAACGCCGGGAACGGGCGGGAGCCCTGTGGTTGTCGCTACGCCGGGCGGCCCGACAGTGACGCCGGGCGGACCGTCGCGGTTCGTCAGCGCCGGATACTCGCGCAACTACTTCACCGCCAACTTCACGGCCAACGCCGGGCCCGATGCGCCCTCGACGATCAACTGGAACTTCGGCGACGGCACCTTCGGCGGCGGCGTGACGGCCAGCCACACGTACGCCGGGCCGGCCACTTATGGCGCGCTCGTCGAGGCGTGCTGGTCGGACGGATTCTGCCTGCAACAGCCGTTCGGAGTCGACGTGCCGCCCTGTGCGATTGATTTCAGCAGCTTCATCAGCACCATTCAGTTCAACTTCACTGGAACTTCAGAGTCGTTTGACGTAGGCAGGAAGGACGAGTGGTGCAACCCATCGAACCTGGCCGTCCTAGACTCCGGCAACACAACATATAGTAGCGGCGTCTATTTGGGCGAACACTGGTACGCAGTTGACCGCGCGACGTCTGCGATTGTCTACGAGGTCACGGTGCCTGACGCGAACCCGATCGTCAAGAGTCTTCCGTAA
- a CDS encoding polysaccharide deacetylase family protein, translated as MFRASACYRIGWLLFFTLLLLLPLNAQDTPPFRVYLAFEDGPTDTYTPEILDTLAQYNARASFVISGAQIAGREHLLQREVREGHALINHLWEEQGVYAGAPADAVRESYWRTEDAMRAALGDVVHLYDAQQKMFWQPGGAARPFPAQGDEAIITYNWNVNSDDCGWAMPSTINLDSFEFDRAVIANVLGTPVSVGAFHNPYNAYDYGDGVIVIFHDLNRVTGRVLPTILSELQAAGATFHALPRGGDRPGTMPVSLGAAPASSQGYDGFTAAASVRVDARVRAQPSLTGDILMSVPSGTAVTAVGKADGWIQVSYEGKTGWIARQLLSVAGPIPNLPLRE; from the coding sequence ATGTTTCGGGCCAGCGCGTGTTACCGCATTGGTTGGCTGCTTTTCTTCACACTTTTGCTATTGTTGCCCCTTAACGCGCAGGATACGCCACCGTTTCGGGTCTATCTCGCCTTTGAGGACGGCCCGACCGACACCTATACCCCCGAGATTCTCGATACTCTGGCGCAGTACAACGCGCGCGCATCGTTCGTGATCTCGGGCGCGCAGATCGCCGGCCGTGAACATCTGTTGCAGCGCGAGGTCCGCGAGGGCCATGCCCTCATCAATCACTTGTGGGAAGAGCAGGGCGTATACGCGGGTGCGCCGGCCGACGCGGTGCGTGAGTCCTATTGGCGCACGGAAGATGCGATGAGGGCGGCGCTCGGCGACGTCGTACATCTCTACGATGCGCAGCAGAAGATGTTCTGGCAGCCTGGCGGCGCGGCGCGCCCGTTTCCTGCACAGGGTGACGAGGCGATCATTACCTACAACTGGAACGTGAACAGCGATGACTGCGGATGGGCGATGCCGTCCACGATCAATCTCGACTCGTTCGAGTTCGACCGTGCCGTCATCGCCAATGTGCTCGGAACGCCTGTCTCGGTCGGGGCGTTTCATAATCCGTACAACGCGTACGACTACGGCGACGGCGTGATCGTCATCTTTCACGATCTCAACCGCGTTACCGGCCGTGTGCTGCCCACCATCCTGAGTGAGCTGCAGGCGGCAGGGGCAACGTTTCACGCGCTTCCCCGCGGCGGGGATCGGCCGGGAACCATGCCGGTCTCGTTGGGGGCGGCTCCCGCGTCCTCACAGGGATACGACGGGTTTACCGCGGCCGCATCGGTGCGCGTCGACGCCCGGGTGCGGGCACAGCCGAGTTTGACTGGCGACATCCTCATGTCGGTTCCCAGCGGGACTGCCGTGACCGCCGTCGGCAAGGCAGACGGCTGGATTCAGGTCAGTTACGAGGGAAAGACGGGATGGATCGCACGGCAACTGCTCTCGGTCGCGGGTCCTATTCCGAATCTGCCACTACGCGAGTGA
- the dnaE gene encoding DNA polymerase III subunit alpha: protein MTSTATDSFVHLHVHTEYSLLDGLSKIKKLIARAKQLGMPALAITDHGTMYGVQEFYTAANDAGIQPILGMEAYMSPRGMTERDSVLDRRPFHLLLLARNYAGYRNLLRIASAAQLEGYYYRPRIDFDYLAEHSEGIIATTGCLAARVPQLIMAGKDDEASEWIGKFVDVLGPENFYLELQKHDIPELETVNRWLIDYARSGHTPVRLLATNDVHYILKEDFDTHDTLLCIQTGELKSTPKREDHNEEGGGGGRMAMSDPSYHLTSADEMAGLFGEVPDALRASLDIAEMCRYDMPEKEYHFPQFPVPPGHDARSYLRHLCQIGMEWRFGSRAEDSELRRQLDFELDVIDSMGFNTYFLIVWDLCEYARHADIWFNVRGSGAGSLALYSLGITSIDPIQNVLFFERFLNPERNTMPDIDIDYPDDRRAEMIAYSVQKYGSDKVASIITFGTLGAKNAVRDVARALGVELQKVDRALKLVPQEPKPKPIEVYVSENPDLHAMVESDPELKSVIDTAAKVQGIRRHASVHAAGVIIADRDLRDYLPLHRMTGKENAESPIKQVTQFTMETCEQIGLLKIDFLGLATLNILRTACELVGRYHGVHYTMDTIPYRHDDPRLTDEQRKQLDEAYALIARGETVGVFQLESGGMQGMLRDMRPREFENIVAAVSLYRPGPLQFIPVYNERLHGAEVEYIHPGLERITSPTYGIMVYQEQIMQIARDLFGYKLGEADLMRRAVSKKKEADLAKHRAIFRERGPSHGVSVEIADAIFDQVEKFANYGFNKAHAADYAVLSVQTAFIKAHYPEEYMAALLTVQRTDPAKVAGFLEECRRMKIPILPPDINSSELNFTIEGKPGERRGIRFGLVAIKGAGEAALGPIVDARHEGGPFTGLEDFARRVDLRKVGKRTIEALAQVGAMDSVHADRQQLFEQSGTLIEVSARIHADIERGQMSLFGGESIDDHVVLKPIDPRERKSTRELLMWEKELLGVYVSGRPVDKFRRDLERLNTHEVFELKQNAAEHHDQPVAIAGEIVTMRKIFTQQQKAMAVLHVEDWHASASPIEVVLFPRAYAGVEALIEHEEITPLRDGEVYVFFGKFDNSRGEPQVICERVSQDLHLLDPIDPMSSRPEPSAEPDWDMLPRVDRTPAPDVEADAVASPVVQAAADEPDREMTSEGDLEADLPADAPDWMRSNGAPDTARWLIISLRRSGDYQRDTQLLRRVHHVVFEHRGRDYCVLRAEVDGMPSWIQFDVRTRCDETLLAELRAIDGVEALDVRSSAPPGVPIPGSAGAANGPARRRYQR from the coding sequence ATGACCAGCACAGCAACCGATAGCTTCGTCCATCTGCACGTACATACCGAGTATTCGCTGCTTGACGGCTTGAGCAAGATCAAGAAGCTCATCGCACGCGCCAAACAGCTTGGAATGCCGGCGCTTGCGATCACCGACCACGGCACGATGTACGGCGTGCAGGAGTTCTATACGGCGGCCAATGACGCCGGTATCCAGCCGATACTCGGCATGGAAGCGTACATGTCTCCGCGCGGCATGACCGAACGTGACAGCGTGCTTGACCGCCGGCCCTTTCACCTGCTTTTGCTTGCGCGCAATTACGCGGGGTATCGAAACCTGCTGCGAATCGCAAGCGCCGCGCAGCTCGAAGGCTACTACTACCGTCCGCGGATCGACTTCGACTACTTGGCCGAACACAGCGAAGGGATTATCGCCACGACCGGCTGCCTCGCGGCCCGCGTGCCGCAGCTCATCATGGCAGGCAAGGATGACGAAGCGAGTGAGTGGATTGGCAAGTTCGTCGACGTGCTTGGTCCGGAGAACTTCTATCTAGAACTGCAGAAGCACGACATTCCGGAGTTGGAGACGGTCAACCGCTGGCTGATCGACTACGCGCGCAGCGGCCATACGCCGGTGCGCTTGCTCGCCACCAACGACGTGCACTACATCCTCAAGGAAGACTTCGACACGCACGACACGCTGCTCTGCATACAGACCGGCGAACTGAAGTCGACGCCCAAGCGTGAGGACCACAACGAAGAGGGCGGGGGCGGCGGACGAATGGCGATGTCCGACCCCAGTTACCACCTGACCAGCGCGGACGAGATGGCCGGGTTGTTCGGCGAGGTGCCCGATGCGCTGCGGGCATCGCTCGATATTGCCGAGATGTGCCGCTACGACATGCCGGAGAAGGAATACCACTTCCCGCAGTTTCCGGTGCCGCCCGGCCACGACGCTCGGTCTTACCTGAGGCACCTGTGCCAAATCGGAATGGAGTGGCGATTCGGATCGCGCGCCGAAGACTCCGAGCTGCGCAGACAGCTCGACTTCGAGCTGGATGTCATCGACAGCATGGGGTTCAACACGTACTTCCTGATCGTGTGGGACCTGTGTGAGTACGCCCGGCACGCCGACATCTGGTTCAACGTGCGCGGGTCGGGCGCGGGGAGCCTCGCGCTGTACTCGCTGGGGATCACCAGCATCGACCCGATTCAGAACGTGCTCTTCTTTGAGCGATTCTTGAACCCCGAGCGCAATACGATGCCCGACATCGACATCGACTATCCGGACGACCGCCGCGCCGAGATGATCGCTTACAGCGTGCAGAAATACGGCTCGGACAAGGTCGCCTCGATCATCACGTTCGGGACGTTGGGCGCGAAGAACGCCGTGCGTGACGTCGCCCGCGCGCTGGGTGTCGAACTGCAGAAGGTAGACCGCGCGCTGAAGCTGGTGCCGCAGGAGCCGAAGCCGAAGCCGATCGAAGTGTACGTCTCCGAGAACCCCGACCTTCACGCGATGGTCGAGAGCGACCCGGAACTGAAGTCTGTGATCGACACGGCGGCGAAGGTGCAAGGCATCCGCAGGCACGCCTCGGTGCATGCCGCCGGCGTCATCATCGCCGACCGCGACCTGCGCGACTACCTGCCGCTGCATCGCATGACGGGCAAGGAGAACGCCGAGTCGCCGATTAAGCAGGTAACGCAGTTCACCATGGAGACGTGCGAGCAGATTGGTCTGCTCAAGATCGATTTTCTCGGACTGGCAACCCTCAACATCTTGCGGACGGCGTGCGAACTTGTCGGCCGCTATCACGGCGTGCATTACACGATGGACACGATCCCGTACCGCCACGACGATCCGCGGCTGACCGACGAGCAGCGAAAGCAGCTCGACGAGGCGTACGCTCTGATTGCCCGCGGCGAGACGGTGGGCGTGTTCCAGCTAGAAAGCGGGGGCATGCAGGGCATGCTCCGTGACATGCGCCCGCGCGAGTTCGAGAACATCGTCGCGGCGGTCTCGCTGTATCGCCCCGGCCCGCTGCAGTTCATCCCGGTCTATAACGAACGCCTGCACGGGGCGGAAGTCGAGTACATCCATCCCGGCTTGGAGCGAATCACGTCCCCGACGTACGGGATCATGGTGTATCAGGAACAGATCATGCAGATCGCGCGCGACTTGTTCGGCTACAAGCTGGGCGAGGCCGACTTGATGCGTCGCGCAGTGAGCAAGAAGAAAGAGGCCGACCTCGCCAAACATCGCGCGATCTTCCGCGAGCGCGGTCCGTCCCACGGCGTTTCGGTGGAGATCGCGGACGCCATCTTCGATCAAGTCGAGAAGTTCGCCAACTACGGGTTCAACAAGGCGCATGCCGCAGACTACGCCGTGCTGAGTGTCCAGACGGCGTTCATCAAGGCGCACTACCCCGAGGAGTACATGGCCGCGCTGCTGACCGTACAGCGCACCGACCCGGCCAAGGTCGCAGGCTTCCTCGAAGAGTGCCGGCGCATGAAGATTCCGATTCTGCCGCCGGACATCAACTCCAGCGAGCTGAACTTCACGATTGAGGGGAAACCCGGCGAACGGCGCGGGATTCGCTTCGGGTTGGTCGCCATCAAGGGCGCGGGCGAAGCGGCGCTCGGGCCGATTGTCGATGCGCGCCACGAAGGCGGGCCGTTTACCGGACTGGAAGACTTCGCGCGGCGTGTCGACCTGCGCAAGGTCGGCAAGCGCACCATCGAGGCGCTGGCGCAGGTCGGCGCGATGGACTCGGTGCATGCAGACCGGCAGCAGTTGTTCGAGCAGTCTGGCACCTTGATCGAGGTCAGCGCGCGGATTCATGCCGACATCGAACGCGGGCAGATGAGCTTGTTCGGCGGCGAATCGATCGACGATCACGTCGTCCTCAAGCCGATAGACCCGCGCGAGCGCAAGTCAACCCGCGAACTGCTGATGTGGGAAAAGGAACTGCTCGGCGTGTATGTCAGCGGGAGGCCGGTCGACAAGTTCCGCCGCGACCTCGAACGCCTGAATACGCACGAGGTCTTCGAGCTGAAGCAGAACGCCGCTGAGCATCACGACCAACCCGTCGCGATTGCAGGCGAGATCGTGACCATGCGCAAGATCTTCACCCAGCAGCAGAAGGCGATGGCGGTGCTTCATGTCGAGGACTGGCACGCGAGCGCGTCGCCCATCGAGGTCGTATTGTTCCCGCGCGCATACGCTGGCGTCGAGGCGTTGATCGAGCATGAGGAGATCACGCCGCTGCGAGACGGCGAGGTGTACGTGTTCTTCGGCAAGTTCGACAACTCGCGGGGCGAGCCGCAGGTGATTTGCGAGCGTGTCAGTCAGGACCTGCACCTGCTTGATCCGATCGATCCGATGTCATCGCGTCCTGAACCCAGCGCCGAGCCGGACTGGGACATGCTGCCACGAGTAGATCGCACACCCGCGCCGGACGTCGAGGCGGATGCAGTGGCGTCGCCGGTGGTCCAAGCGGCCGCCGACGAGCCGGATCGTGAGATGACGTCGGAGGGCGACCTCGAGGCCGATCTGCCCGCGGATGCTCCGGATTGGATGCGCTCGAACGGCGCCCCCGACACGGCGCGTTGGCTTATCATTTCGCTGCGGCGCAGTGGCGACTATCAACGGGATACGCAGCTTCTGAGGCGGGTGCACCACGTCGTGTTCGAACACCGCGGGCGCGATTACTGCGTGCTGCGGGCAGAGGTCGACGGCATGCCGTCATGGATTCAGTTCGACGTTCGCACGCGTTGTGACGAAACACTACTGGCAGAGCTGCGCGCAATCGACGGCGTCGAGGCACTGGATGTCCGCAGCAGTGCGCCACCGGGTGTGCCGATCCCCGGCAGCGCCGGCGCAGCGAATGGTCCTGCGCGCCGGCGCTACCAGCGGTAG
- a CDS encoding 2-oxoacid:acceptor oxidoreductase subunit alpha, whose product MCALNIGPSPRVKPADDGFIYNDFAFTVATKNGSGSQTSNNTLVYALFKMGIPVNGKNLFPSNIKGLPTWYTIRASKDGYTARKAVTEICIAFNQDTAAEDISKLPPGGVCILPSEWNWGHSREDVIYYEIPVKDLVKTVDINPDFRDRISNMVYVGAVAELFDIPQDKIYAALLDSFKGKTKPADMNMNVVKAAAEWARENLEKQDPYKFAPLNLNGDKIVITGNESAALGAIFGGVSVVAWYPITPSTSLVDAIMGYQYLRRDPDNGKETVAVIQAEDEIAAIGMLVGAGWAGARAMTSTSGPGISLMAEFTGLAYYAEIPLVIWDITRMGPSTGLPTRTSQGDLIFTYFLGHGDSRQLILLPGTVEECFEFGWRAFDIAEAQQTPVFVLSDLDIGMNNWMAEPFQYPSEPLNRGKVLNAEELQQHIEKFGTWGRYKDVDGDAVGYRTLPGTNHPRAAYFLRGTGHNEMAVYSERADDWVQNMQRLHRKFENARTLLPTPIEVWDKAAPKRIGIVTFGSNEDAIREARDWLAQDGVESDYLRVRGLPLHPDVAEFIASHEHVIVIENNFDGQLNQVINVDMEQRPPRKTSLTLGDSLPMTPEWVYEQVTAVVS is encoded by the coding sequence ATGTGCGCTCTCAATATTGGACCGTCACCCCGAGTCAAACCTGCGGACGATGGTTTCATCTACAACGATTTCGCCTTTACGGTCGCTACCAAGAACGGTTCTGGCAGCCAGACCTCCAACAACACGTTGGTCTACGCCTTGTTTAAGATGGGCATTCCGGTCAACGGAAAGAACCTGTTCCCGTCGAACATCAAGGGTCTGCCCACGTGGTACACCATCCGCGCGAGCAAAGACGGCTACACCGCCCGCAAGGCCGTGACCGAAATCTGCATCGCGTTCAATCAGGACACGGCCGCGGAAGACATCAGTAAGCTCCCGCCCGGCGGCGTATGCATTCTGCCGAGCGAGTGGAACTGGGGCCACAGCCGTGAAGACGTCATCTACTACGAGATCCCGGTGAAGGACCTCGTCAAGACCGTCGACATCAACCCGGATTTCCGCGACCGAATCAGCAACATGGTGTATGTTGGCGCAGTCGCTGAACTGTTCGACATCCCGCAGGACAAGATCTACGCGGCGCTGCTCGACTCGTTCAAGGGCAAGACCAAGCCGGCCGACATGAATATGAACGTCGTGAAGGCCGCTGCCGAGTGGGCGCGCGAGAACCTCGAGAAGCAGGACCCGTACAAGTTCGCGCCGCTCAACCTCAACGGCGACAAGATCGTCATCACGGGCAACGAGTCAGCGGCGCTCGGGGCGATCTTCGGCGGCGTGTCCGTCGTCGCGTGGTACCCGATCACGCCGTCGACCAGCCTTGTCGACGCGATCATGGGCTACCAGTATCTGCGGCGCGATCCGGACAACGGCAAAGAGACGGTCGCGGTCATTCAGGCCGAGGACGAGATTGCCGCGATCGGCATGTTGGTGGGCGCAGGCTGGGCTGGCGCGCGCGCGATGACCAGCACCAGCGGCCCGGGCATCAGCCTCATGGCCGAATTTACCGGCCTCGCCTACTATGCCGAGATCCCCCTCGTAATCTGGGACATCACGCGCATGGGCCCGTCGACCGGCCTTCCGACGCGCACGTCGCAGGGCGACTTGATCTTCACCTATTTCCTCGGCCATGGTGACAGCCGGCAGCTCATTCTGCTGCCTGGAACCGTGGAAGAGTGCTTCGAGTTCGGCTGGCGCGCCTTCGACATCGCCGAGGCGCAGCAGACGCCCGTTTTCGTGCTCAGCGACCTCGACATCGGCATGAACAACTGGATGGCCGAGCCGTTCCAATATCCCAGCGAGCCGCTCAACCGCGGCAAGGTGCTCAACGCCGAGGAACTCCAGCAGCACATCGAGAAATTCGGCACGTGGGGCCGCTACAAGGATGTCGACGGCGACGCGGTCGGATACCGCACGCTCCCCGGCACGAATCACCCGCGCGCGGCGTATTTCCTTCGCGGCACCGGCCACAACGAGATGGCGGTCTACAGCGAGCGTGCCGACGATTGGGTGCAGAACATGCAGCGCCTGCATCGCAAGTTCGAAAACGCGCGCACGCTGCTGCCTACGCCGATCGAAGTCTGGGACAAAGCCGCGCCCAAGAGGATCGGCATCGTGACCTTCGGCAGCAACGAAGACGCCATCCGCGAAGCGCGCGACTGGCTCGCGCAGGACGGCGTCGAGTCGGATTACTTGCGCGTACGTGGTCTTCCGTTGCATCCCGATGTTGCGGAGTTCATCGCGTCGCACGAACACGTCATTGTGATCGAAAACAACTTCGACGGCCAGCTCAATCAGGTGATCAACGTCGATATGGAACAACGCCCGCCGCGCAAGACATCGCTGACACTGGGCGACAGCCTGCCGATGACACCCGAATGGGTGTACGAGCAGGTCACTGCGGTAGTTTCGTAG
- a CDS encoding SH3 domain-containing protein, giving the protein MTSFTTRIRRAIWTLIVLAVGTSVGAQPRQPAPCFALVQTALQAADAACEATGRNEVCYGNVSGMATPAVGVSDLVFNQVGDIAPVGSIRALQLSPLNEVRQEWGVAVMRLQANLPDTLPGQNVTFVLFGDVTIEDATRDQARVPGQVRVASNVRYLPSGDADVVGSLRRGQTALVTGKAESTTGSLWYRVKYDHYRTRTGWVLGELIDVDAELLPEVERTSLVANPMQAFYFRTGIGRQTCEEAPSDGVVVQTPEGVGMVTFNVNGVDVSLGSTAVITDTEDGLSFALMEGRGMIRAQGVMRVLVPGSETIVRMDEQFHAAEAPTMPQPIAPEMFAMASEAMDAMERPIDVPPPATMPQIERANTTTVIDVDLPVLLPSCPAGADPATCGCTDADRDGTCDITCEDRDRDGVCDPLVCIDLNMDGQCDGAICEDRDGDGRCDILDPCSGSAADCGCLDLNNNGICDVDEVVCTLGDCSNCTDRDADGRCDDLDPCVDSDGDGVCETCLGLPCNVLPTLIAPLPTLPIILGPTRTPTPTPTRTPATGA; this is encoded by the coding sequence ATGACATCCTTCACCACCCGCATAAGGCGAGCGATCTGGACGCTCATTGTGCTGGCGGTCGGCACGTCGGTCGGCGCGCAGCCGAGGCAGCCCGCCCCTTGCTTTGCACTGGTCCAGACCGCTCTCCAAGCAGCAGACGCCGCGTGCGAGGCGACCGGGCGCAACGAAGTCTGTTACGGCAACGTGTCGGGCATGGCTACACCGGCTGTCGGCGTCAGTGATCTGGTTTTCAATCAGGTCGGCGATATCGCGCCGGTCGGCAGCATCCGCGCGCTTCAGCTCAGCCCGCTCAACGAAGTCAGGCAGGAATGGGGCGTCGCGGTGATGCGCTTGCAGGCCAATCTGCCGGACACGCTGCCGGGTCAGAACGTCACGTTCGTGTTGTTTGGCGACGTCACCATCGAGGACGCCACCCGCGATCAAGCGCGCGTACCCGGTCAGGTGCGTGTTGCGTCAAACGTGCGCTATCTGCCGTCGGGCGATGCCGATGTCGTCGGGTCGCTGCGCCGCGGTCAGACGGCGCTTGTCACCGGAAAAGCAGAGAGCACCACCGGCAGCCTGTGGTACCGGGTGAAATACGATCACTACCGAACGCGCACCGGGTGGGTGCTGGGCGAACTGATCGACGTCGACGCAGAGCTGCTGCCCGAGGTCGAACGCACGTCGCTCGTCGCCAACCCGATGCAGGCGTTCTATTTCCGCACCGGCATCGGGCGTCAGACGTGCGAGGAGGCGCCGTCTGATGGGGTGGTGGTGCAGACTCCCGAAGGAGTCGGCATGGTGACGTTCAACGTCAACGGCGTCGACGTGTCGCTCGGCTCTACGGCTGTGATCACCGACACCGAGGATGGGCTTTCGTTTGCGCTGATGGAAGGGCGGGGCATGATTCGCGCTCAGGGCGTGATGCGCGTCCTCGTGCCCGGATCCGAAACGATTGTGCGGATGGACGAGCAATTCCACGCGGCCGAAGCGCCGACCATGCCGCAGCCGATCGCGCCAGAGATGTTCGCAATGGCATCGGAGGCGATGGACGCGATGGAGCGCCCGATCGACGTACCGCCTCCTGCCACCATGCCGCAGATTGAACGGGCCAACACGACGACCGTGATCGATGTGGACCTGCCGGTGCTGCTGCCATCGTGCCCTGCCGGCGCCGATCCGGCGACGTGCGGCTGCACAGATGCCGATCGGGATGGCACGTGCGATATCACGTGTGAAGACCGCGACCGTGACGGGGTTTGCGATCCGCTGGTGTGCATCGACCTCAACATGGACGGCCAATGTGATGGGGCGATCTGCGAGGACCGTGACGGCGACGGGCGCTGCGACATCCTCGACCCGTGTTCCGGCTCGGCGGCCGACTGCGGGTGCCTCGACTTGAACAATAACGGGATCTGCGACGTGGACGAAGTCGTCTGCACGCTGGGCGATTGCTCGAACTGCACCGATCGCGATGCGGACGGGCGATGCGACGATCTCGACCCCTGCGTGGACAGCGACGGTGACGGTGTCTGCGAAACCTGCCTCGGACTGCCGTGCAACGTGCTTCCGACACTGATCGCGCCGCTTCCGACCTTGCCGATCATCCTCGGACCAACGCGCACCCCGACGCCGACCCCGACAAGGACGCCTGCCACAGGCGCCTAG
- a CDS encoding deoxynucleoside kinase: MTVERQFNFVAVAGNIGAGKSTLTEMLATRFGWQPFYEAHAENPYLAKFYKNMRRWSFHSQVFFLAKRLEHHRLLADYPGSVIQDRTVYEDAQVFARNLYKQGNMKKRDWKTYWSLYQAVSAFLPHPNVIVYLKASVDTLMSHIEKRGRTYEAEIPRKYVAQLNAQYDKWIDTWTRCPIVVVDMDVVDFQHDPAQFDIVCEDVRQALHPGMVPLL, from the coding sequence ATGACCGTCGAGCGCCAATTCAATTTCGTCGCCGTTGCGGGCAATATCGGCGCCGGAAAGAGCACGCTGACCGAAATGCTCGCGACCCGCTTCGGATGGCAGCCCTTCTACGAGGCTCACGCCGAAAACCCGTATCTCGCCAAGTTCTATAAGAACATGCGGCGCTGGAGCTTCCACTCGCAGGTGTTCTTTTTGGCGAAGCGGCTCGAACACCACCGCCTGCTGGCGGACTACCCCGGCAGCGTCATACAGGATCGCACCGTGTACGAAGATGCGCAGGTGTTTGCGCGCAACCTCTACAAGCAAGGCAACATGAAGAAGCGCGACTGGAAGACGTACTGGTCGCTGTATCAGGCCGTGAGCGCGTTCCTGCCCCACCCGAACGTGATCGTCTACCTCAAGGCCAGCGTCGACACGCTGATGAGCCACATCGAAAAGCGTGGCCGCACGTACGAGGCGGAGATTCCGCGCAAGTACGTCGCGCAGTTGAACGCCCAGTACGACAAGTGGATCGATACGTGGACGCGCTGCCCGATCGTGGTGGTTGACATGGACGTGGTCGACTTCCAGCACGATCCCGCGCAGTTCGACATCGTTTGCGAGGACGTTCGACAGGCGCTCCATCCGGGCATGGTGCCACTGCTGTAG